TCAGGGAACTCTTCACTCTCAAACCGAGGGAACAAACAACCTTCTCCTTCAGGTAAACGTTCAAAAATGCGTTCTTCATATCCATCTGATACAAGGTGAACTCTATGCATACAGCAAAAGCTGTTAGCATTCTTATAGCTTCCATTCTGGCTACAGGTGAAAATGGCTCGTCATAATAAGTGCCTTCTTCTTGATTATATCTCTGAACCACATGTCTGGCCTGGTTCCTTGTTATATTCCCTTGTTCATCCagcttgtttctgaacacccATCTAGTACCTATGACaattttgttcatgggtctttgCCCCAGGTGCCGGAATTTGCTTCTTTCAAATTCATTCAGCTCCTCTTGCATGGCTATAATCCAATTTGGATCCTTTAGAGCTCTCTTTATGTTCTTAGGCTCAACCTGTGAGAGGAAGGTTATAAGTGCTTCTTAGAGATGACCTGGTTTGCACTCCGGCATTAGGATTAGAGATGATGTTCTCAAA
This region of Nicotiana tomentosiformis chromosome 4, ASM39032v3, whole genome shotgun sequence genomic DNA includes:
- the LOC108948099 gene encoding uncharacterized mitochondrial protein AtMg00820-like, with protein sequence MSYVEEESPNITYLRAFGCKYFVHNNDKEALGKFDDRSDERIFLGYSPHSNTYKVLNIRNLCVEENVQVIFDESNNMTEKDLQDEDYDIWLTDERTSREPEQQSEERSGDPKEVEPKNIKRALKDPNWIIAMQEELNEFERSKFRHLGQRPMNKIVIGTRWVFRNKLDEQGNITRNQARHVVQRYNQEEGTYYDEPFSPVARMEAIRMLTAFAVCIEFTLYQMDMKNAFLNVYLKEKVVCSLGLRVKSSLTMCSS